A single window of Bordetella genomosp. 11 DNA harbors:
- a CDS encoding SMP-30/gluconolactonase/LRE family protein: MWEPAQRYPDPAVRSLTPAFDALHLPLAAVERIATGSRWAEGPVWFGDGRYLLWSDIPNDRILRWDEATGQVGVFRQPSNHANGNTRDRQGRLITCEHGGRRVTRTEYDGRITVLADTYDGKRLNSPNDVVVRSDGSIWFTDPPFGIAGYYQGEKAEQELPANIYRLDPGTGRLEVVADDVNGPNGLAFSPDETTLYVIESRARPRAIRAFDVTAQGTRLANSRVLVDAGPGTPDGFRVDVHGNLWCGWGMGTPELDGVRVFSPQGEAIGHIGLPERCANLCFGGKHRNRLFMASCTSIYSLYVNTQGVAGG, translated from the coding sequence ATGTGGGAACCCGCGCAACGCTACCCGGATCCGGCCGTGCGCAGCCTGACGCCGGCCTTCGACGCCCTGCACCTGCCCCTGGCAGCGGTCGAGCGCATCGCCACCGGCAGCCGCTGGGCCGAAGGCCCGGTCTGGTTCGGCGATGGCCGCTACCTGCTGTGGAGCGACATCCCCAACGACCGCATCCTGCGCTGGGACGAGGCCACCGGGCAGGTCGGCGTATTCCGGCAGCCATCCAATCACGCCAACGGCAACACGCGCGACCGCCAGGGCCGGCTGATCACCTGCGAGCACGGCGGCAGGCGCGTCACACGCACCGAATACGACGGCCGCATCACCGTCCTGGCGGATACCTACGACGGCAAGCGGCTGAATTCTCCCAATGACGTGGTCGTGAGATCCGACGGCTCGATCTGGTTCACGGATCCGCCCTTCGGCATCGCGGGCTATTACCAGGGCGAGAAAGCAGAGCAGGAACTGCCCGCCAACATTTACCGGCTGGATCCCGGCACCGGCCGCCTGGAGGTCGTGGCCGACGACGTCAATGGCCCAAACGGCCTGGCGTTTTCTCCCGACGAAACCACGCTGTACGTCATCGAATCGCGGGCGCGGCCGCGCGCGATCCGGGCCTTCGATGTGACGGCGCAGGGCACGCGCCTGGCGAACAGCCGCGTGCTGGTCGACGCTGGCCCCGGCACGCCGGACGGCTTCCGTGTCGATGTCCACGGCAACCTGTGGTGCGGCTGGGGCATGGGTACGCCGGAGCTGGACGGCGTGCGCGTGTTTTCGCCGCAGGGCGAAGCCATCGGCCACATCGGCCTGCCCGAACGTTGCGCCAATCTGTGCTTCGGCGGCAAGCACCGCAACAGGCTGTTCATGGCTTCCTGCACATCGATCTATTCGCTGTACGTCAATACGCAGGGCGTGGCGGGCGGCTGA
- a CDS encoding amidohydrolase family protein, translating into MAQQAPRPESQQAARESARQDDIWDSHFHVFGPWDTYPLPPNPSYRPAEASFDMAHALHARMGVTRGVIVHGANYGADHSAMLGALAASRGAYRGIAIIDPDIPEETLRAMHDAGVRGIRFNVLAHLSGGAPHIDAARMRATVARVAPYGWHALVHAGPADTIAVLQALDGCGVPVVVDHMARLPADGGLISDAGQALLRWLESPDVWVKVSGADRVTDGQPHRAIDQMRALIAAAPDRVLWGTDWPHVNVKYTAPDDGALLDLARQACGDAATAHALLTRNPARLYA; encoded by the coding sequence ATGGCACAACAGGCCCCGCGACCCGAGTCGCAACAGGCCGCGCGGGAAAGCGCGCGGCAGGACGACATCTGGGACAGCCATTTCCATGTCTTCGGTCCATGGGATACATATCCCCTGCCGCCGAATCCTTCCTATCGCCCCGCCGAAGCCTCGTTCGATATGGCGCACGCCCTGCACGCCCGCATGGGCGTGACGCGCGGCGTCATTGTCCATGGGGCGAACTACGGGGCCGACCATTCGGCGATGCTGGGCGCGCTGGCCGCCAGCCGTGGCGCCTACCGCGGCATCGCCATCATCGATCCCGACATTCCCGAAGAGACGCTGCGCGCCATGCACGATGCCGGCGTGCGCGGCATCCGCTTCAACGTACTGGCGCATTTGAGCGGCGGCGCGCCGCACATCGATGCCGCGCGCATGCGGGCAACCGTCGCCAGGGTGGCGCCCTATGGCTGGCATGCGCTGGTCCACGCCGGGCCGGCCGACACCATCGCCGTGCTGCAGGCACTGGACGGCTGCGGCGTACCGGTGGTGGTCGACCACATGGCGCGCCTGCCGGCGGATGGCGGCTTGATTAGCGACGCGGGCCAGGCGCTGCTGCGCTGGCTGGAATCGCCCGATGTGTGGGTCAAGGTATCGGGCGCCGATCGCGTCACCGACGGCCAGCCGCACCGGGCGATCGACCAGATGCGGGCGCTGATCGCCGCCGCGCCGGACCGCGTGCTATGGGGTACCGACTGGCCGCACGTCAACGTCAAGTACACGGCGCCGGACGACGGCGCGCTGCTGGACCTGGCGCGGCAAGCCTGCGGCGATGCCGCCACCGCGCACGCACTGCTGACACGCAACCCGGCACGGCTGTACGCCTGA
- a CDS encoding SDR family NAD(P)-dependent oxidoreductase: protein MSGRLQDKVAIVVGAGCVGPGWGNGRAVAVRFAQEGARIFAVDKDADAMTETLERIRAAGGDVTPWTCDVTRDDEVAAMVQACREQYGRVDILVNNVGGSAKGGPVTLSEEVWDAQIAFNLKSVFLTCKHVLPLMEAQGGGAIVNTASTSGIRWTGSAQVGYASAKAGVIQFSRVVAVEYAKKNIRVNTVIPGQMHTPMVEARLAKQRAGGDVETLLQQRQSRIPLSFMGDGRDTANAALFLASDEARFITGAEIVVDGGMSVRCD from the coding sequence ATGAGCGGAAGACTGCAAGACAAGGTAGCCATCGTGGTCGGCGCGGGATGCGTCGGGCCGGGCTGGGGCAATGGACGGGCCGTCGCGGTCCGCTTCGCCCAGGAAGGCGCGCGCATTTTCGCGGTCGACAAGGACGCCGACGCAATGACGGAAACCCTGGAGCGCATCCGCGCCGCGGGAGGCGACGTCACGCCCTGGACCTGCGACGTCACGCGCGACGACGAGGTCGCCGCCATGGTGCAAGCCTGCCGCGAGCAGTACGGCCGGGTGGATATCCTGGTCAACAATGTGGGCGGTTCGGCCAAGGGCGGGCCGGTGACGCTGTCAGAGGAAGTCTGGGACGCCCAGATCGCCTTCAACCTGAAGAGCGTGTTCCTGACCTGCAAGCACGTGCTGCCGCTGATGGAAGCGCAGGGCGGCGGGGCCATCGTCAACACCGCTTCGACCTCCGGCATCCGCTGGACCGGCTCGGCCCAGGTCGGCTATGCCTCGGCCAAGGCCGGCGTGATCCAGTTTTCGCGCGTCGTGGCGGTGGAGTACGCCAAGAAGAACATCCGCGTGAACACCGTCATCCCGGGCCAGATGCATACCCCGATGGTCGAGGCGCGCCTGGCGAAGCAGCGCGCGGGCGGCGATGTGGAGACCCTGTTGCAGCAGCGCCAGTCGCGCATCCCGCTAAGCTTCATGGGCGACGGGCGCGATACCGCGAACGCGGCGCTTTTCCTGGCATCGGACGAGGCACGCTTCATCACCGGCGCGGAAATCGTGGTCGACGGCGGCATGAGCGTGCGCTGCGACTGA
- a CDS encoding carboxymuconolactone decarboxylase family protein, whose amino-acid sequence MARIQPLQPGQMNAEQQRIHDLIASGPRGRVRGPLAVWLHRPGLAEPAQALGRYCRYETSLSPRLSEWAILILARHWRSEFEWWAHKQLALKAGLAEAMIDALRDGKPIPYVNDDEILVHEFLTTLHAQRRIPDALYEKATMVLGEAGIIDLVGIAGYYSLVSMTLNVFEVMPPDGEPREMGSIPPSAIE is encoded by the coding sequence ATGGCACGCATACAACCGCTGCAACCCGGCCAGATGAACGCCGAACAACAGCGCATTCATGACCTGATCGCGAGCGGCCCGCGTGGCCGCGTCCGCGGCCCCCTGGCCGTGTGGCTGCATCGGCCCGGACTGGCGGAACCCGCTCAGGCGCTGGGACGGTACTGCCGCTATGAAACCAGCCTGTCCCCGCGCCTTTCCGAATGGGCGATCCTGATCCTGGCCAGGCACTGGCGCTCGGAGTTCGAGTGGTGGGCGCACAAGCAGCTGGCGCTGAAGGCAGGCCTGGCCGAAGCCATGATAGACGCGCTGCGCGACGGCAAGCCCATCCCCTACGTCAACGATGACGAGATCCTGGTGCACGAGTTCCTGACGACGCTGCATGCGCAGCGCCGCATCCCGGACGCGCTCTACGAGAAAGCCACCATGGTCCTGGGCGAAGCGGGCATCATCGACCTGGTCGGCATCGCGGGCTATTACTCGCTGGTGTCGATGACGCTGAATGTCTTCGAGGTCATGCCGCCTGACGGCGAGCCGCGCGAGATGGGCTCGATCCCCCCGTCGGCAATCGAATAA
- a CDS encoding LysR substrate-binding domain-containing protein: MDPKSLRYFLAVAEELHYGRAAQRLHISQPPLTKSIQQLEARLGVSLFDRNKRSVRLTPAGLTLMEEARRLLAQSELSMRAVQRSALGDTGRVRIGFVAAVLFMGVEAVFRRIDREASGIDSVWEEMGSSDQLEALRQDRIDLGFGQISNGPAGMGFHRVASDPLVVAMPQSHPLASRRRVPLGRLIGDPFILIPRQSAPTFHDLVITACMQAGFSPNIRHYAMHLVSVVSLVAMGRGVSLVPRAFARAALPGVVFRPIEGVKAHAEYSVVWNPRNNLPILPRVLGLLGVPPASQGL, translated from the coding sequence ATGGATCCCAAGTCCCTACGCTACTTTCTTGCGGTCGCCGAAGAACTGCATTACGGCAGGGCGGCGCAACGGTTGCATATCTCCCAGCCGCCGCTCACCAAGAGCATCCAGCAGCTGGAGGCCCGGCTGGGCGTGTCGCTGTTCGACCGCAACAAGCGCAGCGTGCGCCTGACGCCGGCCGGGCTGACGTTGATGGAAGAAGCCAGGCGCCTGTTGGCGCAGAGCGAGCTGTCCATGCGGGCCGTGCAGCGCAGCGCGCTCGGCGATACCGGCAGGGTGCGCATCGGTTTCGTCGCCGCGGTACTGTTCATGGGCGTGGAAGCGGTTTTCCGGCGCATCGATCGCGAGGCCTCCGGCATCGATAGCGTCTGGGAGGAAATGGGCTCGTCCGACCAACTGGAAGCGCTAAGGCAGGATCGCATCGACCTGGGATTCGGGCAAATTTCCAATGGACCGGCGGGCATGGGTTTTCATCGGGTCGCCAGCGACCCCCTGGTCGTCGCCATGCCGCAGTCCCATCCCCTGGCCTCGCGGCGGCGCGTGCCGCTGGGACGCCTGATCGGCGACCCGTTCATTCTCATACCGCGCCAGAGCGCGCCTACGTTTCACGATCTGGTCATAACGGCCTGTATGCAGGCCGGCTTCAGTCCCAACATCCGCCACTATGCGATGCACCTGGTGTCGGTAGTCAGTCTCGTCGCGATGGGTCGCGGCGTCTCCCTGGTCCCGCGCGCCTTCGCGCGCGCCGCACTGCCGGGCGTCGTATTCCGCCCCATCGAAGGCGTCAAGGCACATGCGGAGTACTCCGTGGTGTGGAACCCGCGGAATAATCTGCCGATCCTGCCCCGGGTGTTGGGGTTGTTGGGGGTGCCTCCCGCCAGTCAGGGGCTGTGA
- a CDS encoding Bug family tripartite tricarboxylate transporter substrate binding protein, with the protein MARIVAQRMGEDLRQKIVVENRPGAAGNVAAASVARATPDGYTVYLATRANVLNEVLNGSTDYKLDRDFAPVGMLATVPNVLVVGKSSSATRASQFIAQAKADPGRLSCASGGVGSTSHLLCELFQRETRTEMLHVPYRGAGPALIDIMAGQVDSKFDSLPSSLEHIRRGDLRALGILSKERSGIAPEIPTLEEAGGPGLYVESWYGLLAPTGTPQEILTRLNGSLNTVLDDARVKNAYMRAGYALPPRLNTPEVFRDLLAAEAERWYWTTKAREISLH; encoded by the coding sequence TTGGCACGCATCGTCGCCCAACGCATGGGCGAGGACCTTCGTCAGAAGATAGTGGTCGAAAACCGACCCGGCGCGGCGGGTAATGTAGCCGCTGCTTCCGTAGCCCGCGCAACACCTGACGGATATACGGTATATCTGGCGACCCGCGCCAACGTACTTAATGAAGTCCTGAACGGAAGCACGGACTACAAACTGGATCGGGATTTCGCTCCTGTTGGCATGCTCGCAACCGTTCCCAATGTGCTGGTAGTGGGCAAGTCTTCATCGGCGACCCGCGCCTCGCAGTTCATCGCGCAGGCCAAAGCCGATCCGGGCAGGCTCAGCTGCGCTTCGGGCGGCGTGGGTTCGACAAGCCATCTCTTGTGCGAGCTGTTCCAAAGGGAGACGCGCACAGAAATGCTGCATGTTCCCTATCGGGGCGCTGGGCCGGCCCTGATAGACATCATGGCCGGGCAGGTCGACAGCAAGTTCGACAGCCTGCCTTCCTCGCTCGAACACATACGGCGCGGCGACCTGCGTGCCCTTGGAATTTTATCGAAGGAGCGATCGGGCATCGCGCCGGAGATTCCTACCTTGGAAGAGGCGGGCGGTCCGGGACTTTACGTGGAATCGTGGTATGGATTATTGGCGCCCACCGGAACCCCCCAGGAGATACTCACGAGGTTGAATGGCTCGCTGAATACCGTCCTGGATGATGCGCGCGTGAAGAACGCCTACATGCGTGCAGGTTACGCATTGCCGCCGCGGTTGAATACGCCCGAGGTATTTCGGGATCTGCTGGCCGCGGAGGCTGAGCGCTGGTACTGGACCACGAAGGCCCGTGAAATCAGTTTGCACTAG
- a CDS encoding tripartite tricarboxylate transporter substrate-binding protein: protein MRRVLGQRVIIQNRPGAAGNRGAASAAHAAPNGYTLYVCYRGNTMNQLLYRVLDVDMMRDFVPIGLIATASNVLVAHPDVAARTVDEFVSLARRAPGNLTFASAGPGSSSHLLCELFKLATQSDVLNIPYRGAGPALDDLLAGRVDAKFESFPSSQPHIEAGSLRPIAVAGRKRIACLPDTPTMEESGFAGFFLDNWYGLMAPAGTPSDIALQLNEALNCALTDKEVQQAVGARGYILPQSPNGPGLLLDLIAAEYREWKAIVESRAAQRN, encoded by the coding sequence ATGAGAAGGGTATTGGGGCAACGCGTCATTATCCAGAACCGGCCGGGCGCCGCGGGGAATAGAGGTGCCGCGTCCGCTGCTCACGCGGCTCCCAACGGCTATACGCTCTACGTGTGCTACCGGGGAAATACCATGAATCAGCTGCTATATCGGGTACTGGACGTCGATATGATGCGGGATTTCGTACCTATCGGCTTGATCGCCACTGCTTCGAATGTCCTGGTGGCGCACCCCGATGTGGCGGCAAGGACCGTCGACGAGTTCGTGTCGCTGGCACGCCGGGCCCCCGGGAATCTTACCTTCGCGTCCGCCGGGCCGGGCTCCAGCAGCCATTTGTTGTGCGAGCTCTTCAAGCTTGCGACTCAGAGCGATGTACTGAATATTCCATATCGAGGTGCCGGCCCGGCGCTCGACGACTTGCTGGCCGGCCGTGTCGACGCCAAGTTCGAAAGTTTTCCTTCGTCACAACCGCATATCGAGGCGGGCAGCCTCCGCCCCATCGCGGTGGCCGGCCGAAAGCGCATTGCTTGCCTACCGGATACGCCGACCATGGAAGAGAGCGGCTTTGCCGGGTTTTTTCTCGACAACTGGTACGGTCTTATGGCACCGGCCGGGACACCGTCGGATATCGCACTGCAACTGAACGAGGCACTCAATTGCGCCCTGACGGACAAAGAGGTCCAACAGGCCGTCGGAGCGCGTGGATACATCCTTCCCCAGTCACCTAACGGCCCGGGATTGCTCCTGGACTTGATCGCGGCTGAGTATCGAGAATGGAAAGCCATCGTCGAATCCAGGGCCGCACAGCGGAATTAA